In a single window of the Leptospira sanjuanensis genome:
- a CDS encoding ABC transporter permease, translating to MLYLKVVSKAFQRSATYRLEYFTGILNAVLYLAILTSVWKSVALNEFGGGRDRNSLVLYAVLSTLIKVSFGRQDGLVSSKIKNGTILFDLLKPIRFPLIVFADTIGVSLYHLFSRALPLLLLAYFVLDLSFVPDPNAFILFVVVYILAFLIFFLIGFMISSLSFYFTEIFSFFLLYFALITLFSGAVIPLDLFPEFLRNISSWLPFPYMYYYPTQILTSGEYGMSFVELMIRYCLMIGTLTALSSAVYLSGLKRLELAGG from the coding sequence ATGTTGTATTTAAAGGTCGTCTCCAAGGCGTTCCAAAGATCGGCCACGTATCGACTCGAATACTTTACCGGAATTTTGAACGCGGTACTGTATCTTGCGATTCTCACTTCCGTATGGAAATCGGTTGCGTTGAATGAATTCGGAGGAGGAAGGGATCGGAATTCTCTCGTGCTGTATGCGGTTCTTTCCACACTGATCAAGGTTTCGTTCGGAAGGCAGGACGGACTTGTATCTTCTAAGATCAAGAACGGAACGATTCTTTTCGATCTCTTAAAACCTATCCGATTTCCGTTGATCGTTTTTGCGGATACGATCGGAGTCAGTTTGTATCATCTTTTTTCCAGAGCGCTTCCTTTGTTGCTGCTCGCCTATTTCGTTTTGGATCTCAGCTTTGTTCCCGATCCGAACGCGTTCATATTGTTTGTCGTCGTTTATATCCTTGCGTTTTTGATTTTCTTTTTGATCGGATTTATGATCTCATCGCTTTCGTTTTATTTCACGGAGATATTCTCATTTTTCCTTTTGTATTTTGCTTTGATTACGTTGTTTTCGGGAGCGGTGATTCCTTTGGATCTGTTTCCGGAGTTTTTGCGGAACATATCTTCTTGGCTACCGTTTCCATATATGTATTATTACCCGACTCAGATTTTGACTTCGGGAGAATATGGAATGTCTTTCGTGGAACTGATGATTCGTTATTGCCTGATGATCGGGACGTTAACCGCTCTTTCATCTGCGGTTTATCTTTCCGGTTTAAAGCGTCTGGAGCTAGCGGGAGGTTAG
- a CDS encoding ABC transporter ATP-binding protein: protein MITVKNLKKNFIISKRKPGFLGALGSLFYSNPETIRAVDDISFSIQPGEFIGYIGPNGAGKSTTIKLLTGVLTPDSGSISIFGLDPSKDRRENSKQIGVVFGQKTQLWWDLPVGESFDLLRSIYKIDAKDYKKRMEMFRDLLGLDEFFHQQVRKLSLGQRMKAEIGASLLHFPKVLFLDEPTIGLDVLVKERVRDFIRTINREEKVTILLTTHDVQDIETLAKRIVLIDHGKIHFDGDLDSFRNLGGTDNVVEIGYKGEERLKLPSEFHVIQNGNPNSIQVTVKEGESLNRLLSFLGESGFEILEVKHKKPDLAAVIKQMYGERKV, encoded by the coding sequence TTGATCACCGTTAAAAACCTCAAAAAGAATTTTATCATATCGAAACGAAAGCCGGGATTTCTTGGAGCTCTCGGATCGTTGTTTTATTCCAATCCGGAAACCATTCGTGCCGTGGATGATATCTCTTTTTCGATTCAACCGGGAGAATTTATCGGTTATATCGGCCCGAACGGAGCGGGGAAGTCGACTACCATTAAATTATTGACCGGTGTGTTGACTCCGGATTCCGGATCGATCTCGATTTTCGGATTGGATCCTTCCAAAGATCGAAGAGAAAATTCCAAACAGATCGGAGTTGTTTTCGGACAAAAGACCCAGCTTTGGTGGGATCTTCCCGTGGGAGAGTCCTTTGATCTTTTGCGGTCCATCTACAAAATCGACGCCAAAGATTATAAAAAACGAATGGAGATGTTTCGAGATCTTTTAGGATTGGACGAATTCTTTCATCAACAGGTCCGTAAATTGAGCTTGGGACAAAGAATGAAGGCGGAGATCGGCGCGAGTCTCTTGCATTTTCCGAAAGTGTTATTTTTGGACGAACCCACGATTGGTCTGGACGTTCTTGTAAAGGAACGCGTAAGGGATTTTATCCGGACGATCAATCGAGAGGAAAAGGTTACGATTCTCTTGACTACCCACGACGTTCAAGATATCGAAACGCTCGCAAAACGAATCGTATTGATCGATCACGGAAAAATTCATTTTGACGGGGATTTGGATTCGTTTCGAAATTTGGGAGGAACGGACAACGTAGTTGAGATCGGATACAAGGGAGAAGAGAGATTAAAACTTCCTTCCGAATTTCACGTTATCCAAAACGGGAACCCGAATTCGATTCAAGTCACCGTAAAAGAAGGAGAATCGTTAAACCGACTTCTATCGTTTTTGGGCGAATCCGGTTTCGAAATTCTGGAAGTAAAACATAAGAAACCGGATCTCGCCGCGGTCATCAAACAGATGTACGGTGAAAGGAAAGTCTGA